From a region of the Luteibaculum oceani genome:
- a CDS encoding thioredoxin family protein, translating into MKKILIAVIILTATIIAGFALKGPLNIETIAIGSKAPLSEHPLTYPDSERSETLASLNQENGLLVVFSCNTCPFVVAWEDRYNDLHELAKSNNVGMVLVNSNEAKRAGDDAPDAMIAHARKLGYTMPYLIDDNHNLADAFGAKTTPHVFLFNKNLELVYEGAIDDNYKSAKDVKQSYCADAIKEMAAGKKVSTPTSPAKGCSIKRVKA; encoded by the coding sequence ATGAAAAAAATACTCATTGCTGTAATCATCTTAACTGCCACAATAATCGCTGGATTTGCGTTAAAGGGGCCTCTCAATATTGAGACCATTGCTATTGGTAGCAAAGCTCCTTTGAGTGAACATCCGCTTACCTACCCAGATTCTGAGCGAAGTGAAACACTAGCATCTCTTAACCAGGAAAATGGCTTATTGGTTGTATTTAGCTGTAACACTTGTCCGTTCGTTGTGGCTTGGGAGGATAGATATAACGACCTACATGAATTGGCAAAATCTAATAATGTTGGAATGGTATTGGTAAACAGCAACGAAGCTAAAAGAGCAGGAGATGATGCGCCAGATGCCATGATTGCTCACGCAAGAAAGCTTGGTTATACCATGCCTTATTTAATAGATGACAACCACAACCTAGCCGATGCTTTTGGAGCAAAAACTACTCCTCATGTATTCTTATTTAACAAGAACTTAGAGTTGGTTTACGAAGGAGCAATTGACGATAATTACAAATCTGCAAAAGACGTTAAGCAAAGCTATTGCGCAGATGCGATCAAAGAAATGGCTGCAGGTAAAAAGGTGTCTACTCCAACTAGCCCAGCTAAAGGATGTAGTATTAAGCGCGTTAAAGCGTAA
- a CDS encoding acyl-CoA carboxylase subunit beta has product MQNKFDRLDSMISEAKLGGGEKRIKAQHDKGKLTARERIHFLLDEGSFEEIGQLVTHRSTNFGLDNQKFLGDGVVTGYGKIEGRLVYVFSQDFTVLGGSLAEAHAEKICKIMDLALKNGAPVIGLNDSGGARIQEGVVSLGGYADIFYRNTIASGVIPQLSAIMGPCAGGAVYSPALTDFIYMVDGTSYMFVTGPNVVKTVTHEEVTSEELGGAQTHASKSGVTHFACQNELDCIQRLRKTLSYIPQNCEEQPPALDYTPGNEMRPKLDEIIPESPNQPYDIRDVINQTIDDNSFFEVHEDFAANIVVGFGRLGGKSIGIVANQPAYLAGVLDINASNKAARFVRFCDSFNIPLLVFEDVPGFLPGTDQEWNAIITNGAKLLYAFCEATVPRITVITRKAYGGAYDVMNSKHIGADMNFAWPSAEIAVMGAKGAAEIIFKKEIKSADNPTEKWQEKEAEYAELFAHPYNAAARGYIDEVIKPHQTREKLIRAFDMLKNKVAELPKKKHGNIPL; this is encoded by the coding sequence ATGCAGAATAAATTCGATAGGCTAGATAGCATGATCTCCGAGGCCAAATTAGGTGGAGGAGAAAAAAGAATAAAGGCACAACACGACAAAGGAAAATTAACCGCTAGAGAGCGTATACACTTTTTACTCGACGAAGGTAGCTTCGAAGAGATCGGACAACTTGTAACACACCGCTCTACCAATTTCGGTTTAGACAACCAGAAATTTTTAGGAGACGGAGTAGTAACCGGATATGGTAAAATTGAGGGAAGATTAGTTTATGTATTCTCTCAAGATTTTACCGTTTTGGGAGGATCTTTAGCTGAGGCCCACGCAGAAAAAATCTGCAAAATCATGGACCTTGCTCTTAAAAATGGTGCTCCGGTTATCGGGTTAAATGATTCGGGAGGAGCGCGTATTCAAGAGGGGGTTGTTTCTCTTGGTGGATATGCCGACATCTTTTATCGCAACACCATAGCAAGTGGGGTTATCCCTCAACTTTCCGCCATTATGGGACCTTGCGCCGGGGGAGCCGTTTATAGCCCTGCCCTTACCGATTTCATCTACATGGTGGATGGAACTTCGTACATGTTTGTTACTGGTCCAAACGTAGTTAAAACGGTAACCCATGAGGAGGTAACTTCTGAGGAACTGGGTGGAGCCCAGACCCATGCATCCAAATCAGGTGTTACGCACTTTGCTTGCCAAAACGAACTCGATTGCATCCAACGATTGAGAAAAACTTTGAGCTACATTCCTCAGAACTGTGAGGAACAGCCACCGGCATTGGACTACACTCCAGGAAATGAAATGCGACCAAAGCTGGATGAAATTATTCCTGAATCGCCTAACCAACCCTACGATATCCGAGATGTCATCAATCAAACCATTGATGACAATAGTTTCTTTGAGGTACACGAAGATTTCGCTGCTAACATTGTAGTTGGATTCGGTCGCCTAGGAGGAAAAAGTATAGGAATTGTTGCCAACCAACCGGCGTACTTAGCAGGTGTATTAGATATTAATGCAAGTAACAAGGCAGCTCGCTTTGTTCGCTTCTGCGACTCTTTCAATATTCCACTACTAGTTTTCGAAGATGTACCAGGATTTTTACCAGGAACAGATCAGGAGTGGAATGCAATTATTACCAATGGTGCTAAGTTGCTTTATGCTTTCTGTGAAGCTACCGTACCAAGAATTACGGTAATTACCAGAAAAGCATACGGTGGAGCCTACGATGTAATGAACTCCAAGCACATTGGTGCCGACATGAATTTTGCTTGGCCTAGTGCAGAGATTGCGGTTATGGGAGCCAAGGGAGCAGCGGAAATTATCTTTAAAAAGGAAATTAAATCCGCCGACAACCCAACGGAAAAATGGCAAGAAAAAGAAGCGGAGTACGCTGAATTATTTGCCCATCCATACAACGCGGCAGCTCGTGGTTACATCGATGAAGTAATTAAGCCACATCAGACCCGCGAAAAATTAATTCGCGCTTTTGATATGCTTAAAAATAAGGTGGCGGAATTACCTAAAAAGAAACACGGAAATATCCCATTATAG
- a CDS encoding porin family protein translates to MKKIYALFIVACFIGPLTQAQGKNDNKVDTTLIQIGERTQVIYIRDKEPVREEAYFRETVEGDILIGQTSKGRKKRTSFFTGIDLGINFMASGGNTSVPGATEWQTEPGKSLYWALNLAKKEFNITGNQYFMVGLGLNYRSFTPTDFYDISVTRDTTQLVPTSKLNPHKNKLRSTYIQIPTLFSFNTSRDLDRNFHISAGLITNLRIGAVYKQKYRLNGNFQKDKTRDDFNLSPILFDATVRVGFSSFTLFATYALTPLFEDGATQATLQPFAVGIQILGF, encoded by the coding sequence ATGAAAAAGATTTACGCATTATTTATTGTCGCCTGTTTCATAGGGCCCCTTACCCAAGCACAAGGCAAAAACGACAACAAAGTAGATACTACCTTAATCCAAATTGGTGAGCGCACTCAGGTCATTTACATTAGAGATAAGGAACCGGTAAGAGAAGAAGCCTATTTCCGCGAAACGGTAGAAGGAGATATTTTAATTGGTCAAACCTCAAAAGGCAGAAAAAAGAGAACCAGCTTTTTTACCGGAATAGACCTTGGAATTAATTTCATGGCTTCTGGAGGTAACACGTCTGTACCTGGAGCTACCGAATGGCAAACGGAACCTGGAAAATCACTCTATTGGGCACTTAACCTGGCCAAAAAAGAATTTAACATTACCGGAAACCAATATTTCATGGTTGGTTTAGGATTAAATTACCGCTCTTTCACCCCAACCGATTTTTATGATATTTCGGTAACCAGAGATACCACACAATTGGTACCTACTAGTAAATTAAACCCTCACAAGAACAAATTAAGAAGTACTTATATCCAAATTCCAACGCTTTTTAGCTTTAACACTAGCAGAGATTTGGATAGAAACTTTCATATTTCTGCCGGTCTTATTACCAACTTACGAATTGGAGCTGTTTACAAACAGAAATACAGGCTGAACGGAAATTTCCAAAAGGATAAAACCAGAGACGACTTTAACCTGTCTCCTATCCTATTCGACGCAACGGTGCGCGTAGGTTTTAGCTCTTTCACCCTATTTGCAACCTACGCTTTAACCCCTTTATTCGAAGACGGTGCAACACAGGCTACATTGCAGCCATTTGCCGTGGGAATTCAGATTCTAGGTTTTTAA